The Papaver somniferum cultivar HN1 chromosome 6, ASM357369v1, whole genome shotgun sequence genome segment TACTCCCACCTCCTTTCATATGCCAATACACTGTATGTTGGCCGGTCGTTTTAAGAAAGCTTTGggtggaagaatgtttcaaaccTGAACTGGATTGCTTGATTTATAAACCGCGTAAAGAAAAAACACAAGGGGTTGTTGATAATGATAGGTAAATGAGATCTGATCACAACTACGTCCATAAACTGGAATTATGTCCGAACAAGAAACTTTTGGTATTAATGATGTGACCTTTTTGCAATCCactaccctagttagcaattcgggattcggcaaacgtacggaacggcaaacatacgagtattatacggttttgtaaaatccagattcggtccaaaattcggtcaatgggacgtgattcgtcagtaattcggaacggcatacgtacatgtataattcgatttataaatgtgagttcggttctgaaaattcggtatctatatataacaaataatttgtatttataaggtcatagaccaatttttatgcatatgtgtgagttatttaaagaaaaaataaacttaatatgatgatattaataatatatacaacattagttatccaagaggacgtcgtatggtggtttagatgcttggttagtgagtttgagatctctcgcaccttcaccttcaaatctcttcagtcgtttttgtttcataaaaattacaacacttttaatattcggtcgtgtatgctcgggaggcagtaaagcccaaaaagtggagtctttgaaaagtaaaagctaaagaatttatggcgaattaagcggacgtatcattcgggatacgtaaaattcgtgaacggttcgcgaataatccgggaatgccacataatacgcgacttgggttcggagttgcaaacgtacgcgaataagacggtaaaattcgtgatacggaaaaattcgcgaatgattcgcgaatcattcgcgaacttactaactaggtccACTACCACAGTTAAGACAGCCACATCAATGGCTCTATTATTTGATCCTTGTGAGGCTAAAACCATTGTGATCTTTTCAATACAGTTGTATCCAAGGAGGAAACTGAATCAATTACCATTAATGTGCTAAACAACATCTACATTCCCTTTCCAATTTCATGGCATAAAGAAAGAATAAAAGACTTGCTAGAGAAAAGTTGAGTTTACACGTTAGTAAAAGAATGAGAATGCATCACTCATCAGAGACCTAATAATcaaccaaatattttttttttttttttttggcataaaGAAAACCCTTTGGCACTTTATACTTTGTTGATTTGATATCGGTAACACTGAGGGGGGATTTCATTTCCACATCAATTTCGAAAAGACATTTTTATCTTGACCTTGACTGTTGACCTAGACGAGTACTTTCTTGCTCCAGGCTTATATATATTTAAGAACCATCACAACATTTCACCCACCCAATCAACTACATTGCAGAACAAAGCATCCGAATTTCATTATCTCCCTATCTCTCTCCAATCCAATCCaactttcatcattttctctctaaAATGGGTGTTTGTGCTTCTTCTGAAACAAGCAGGAAGAGACCAAGTGGAGGAGGAATTATGAGTTCTCAATCAACAGCAAAAGTAATCCATACTGATGGTAGATTACAAGAATTCAAGCAACCAATCAGAGCAGAACATATTCTATCACAAAACCCAAATTGTTTCCTTTGCAGTTCTGAAACTATGTATGTCGACATGATCATTCCGAAAATGGATGAAACGGAAGAGTTACAAATGGGTCAAGTCTACTTTCTCTGGCCCCTCTCTCATTCCAGGCAACCACTTACAATATCAGAATTATGTGCCTTAGCCATTAAAGCAAGCTCTGTACTTCCCAGACCCAAGCTGGTAACAAGATTCCGGCTATTTACGCTAACATTAAATTGGGTTCTCGGGTGAATCGTGGTAATCTAAGGGGGAAGAATTCTTGAGTATCAAAGCAGCGGATAAGTTAAAAGAGAGAACAACAAAATCCGAATGGGTCTGAATGAGAGGACCCAGACATAATCTCTTTTTCTTGGTTTTCACATGCAATGTTATGTAGTCACTGATAATATATAAAATTTAGGTACTGTTCATGCCATGAGTATTTAACCGTTAGTTTGGCTATCACCTTCTAGAAACCAGCCAAAACTCATGAGAGTTGTTGCAACCTTTTGATCTAATTGTACAAGAAAATCATTTTTATATGTAGGACTGCACTTTTTTTCAAGGGGTTATGCATATTCTTCTACAAGATGTCACTCTATTCTAGTTTTCGCTTTAATGATTTTGCTGGTTGAATGCTAAAACTAATACCCAAACATCACACGTTGAACACGAGCAATGTATCTGTATCTGGTCTTACTAGACTGAATCTAGGAAATCGATGCATTACATTTGAATGTAAGGGAAAAGATTATCCACAATGAGACTTTAGACACAAGCATCATGGTAAACAAACAGAAACTTGTACTAGGTGATGAGACAGATACATACCCATTTGTTTATCATCCACACCCATAATTGACGTTTGGCATTGTAACAACTGGTTCAAAGGGTATCTCAACCCTCTCTTTCACGATGCATCGAGGTTTTCCATTTTCCATTACCATGACTTTCCCAGGTGGGCAATGACCTGTAGGTTTTGTCTTCTCATCCTCTGCTGCTGAATTTTGTGAGGAATACAGAACCTTGCGCACTGTGTTCCTTTTCCTGATACTTGGTTCAAAACCAGCAAAGGTTAAAACAGATGCAACACTTACGAGAGTGAGCACTGTCTTTACTGCCATATTGAACATAAGTCTCAAACCTGTTGGTGAGTTTTTAACTGAGGATTGGCTTTGCTTTTTCTCTAACTTATTCGGCTTCTTAGTCTGGTGGATTGGGTTAATGCTGGTAACTCCATTTAGGCCATTTGTACGCGTAGCAGGAACATTTGAAGGATAACCATTACCCAAGCTCAGGGTGTGGGAAATGCGGCTACCGTATGGAGGATGTACAAGATCTGCATTGTGCTCAACTGTTTCACTAGCAAAGGAAGTAATCTCACGTATCACTTCCAAGTCATCTCCTTTGTACTCATTGAGCTTGTTAAGTAAAATTTCACGGCTGTGATCAATCTGAGCTAGAGCTGCTTCCTTCTCATAcctctgttgttgctgcagcgCCTGTGATATTCAAACATAGTACTCATACATTTTaggtgaagaaaaaggaaaagaacatATCAAGATGAAGATAACTCAGAGCCTTCCATACTCAACAGCAATGGGACGTTTTGGTTTTTGCTTAATCAGAAATTTTAGTACTTCAAAACCTTAAagacaaacaaaaaaatttagCTTGAGAAATAACCAAAGCTAACAAGAATAAGCAAAAGCCACAACCAAAAAGAACCTACTTGCAGAATCTATAATAAGGGGTGTCAGGCATTTCAACTTGAACAAGTGAAGGTGGTCCACCCGTATGAAAATGTTTATCACCGGCAGCAAGTAAAGCACCACCCTTTACCTGAATATCTGCCGAAAAATTTATAACCCTATAACAGTGTACTGAACCAACAATGGGACTAAGCCATTACTAGGTGAAAATTATAAGTCATGCCCAAGAATCCCATCCATATCCTGGCTTCATTAAAGTTGAAAAGAACAGTAAGATCTCAAAGGCAGTGAAGATTGTCCTTGACGGAGGTCCATCCAAATTTGTCaccaaaaataacataagaacCGGTTCTGTGGGTGTTGTATACAGTACCACCAAAGGCCTTAAGCTTCTTATCGAAGAACAGATATAACTAACAAATGATGCCTATGAGTTTTCAATTTGACTATGCTCTATACAGAAACATTTGAAATTGAGAGTGTATAGATTAGTGTCTATCTCAACACATTCATCAACAATCTAAAAGCGAAATTGAAGTTCTATTTTAAAGGCATAATCAAAAGAGGGCAATCCAACCACACAATTAACTTCAACAAGATATGAAAGAAAGAGTAATTAActggggaagaagaagaggagagtaAGAACCTGAAACGAAGTAAGTTGTTCCTCAAGTGATTCTAGGGCATCAGTGATGTTGAGAAGGCTCTCTGTTCCAGCAAATCCACCACCACCAAGattatcttctatttcttcttggTTGTTGTTGGTTCGCCTCGTTGTGGCATTATCCACACACTTTCTTATCTTCAACCTAAGTTCAGAAGCTCTACCCAATACAATGCCTATTTCATCTCCCTCCATTAGTTCTTACActtcaatttcaaagaaaattatTGCTTCTCTTTCTCTCAGCCTAGCTAGCTTTCTGGGGTATAGGGATTGGGGATTTCTCAATTCTCACTGCTCCATTGAATAGAAGAAGGGATTGGATGTCTCAAGATGTCTTCAATAACCCGCCAAAACATAGTCAGGTGCTTGGGTAATCTCATCATCAGTAATCACAAAACACTTGGTTCCAAATTTCGGATATCTGACATAAATGGGACCACATATTTGACCCTGAATTGTTTTTACACTCTACTTACACTAACCTCTTGTGCTCTGCTCAGAGGAGGAATGTAGGGAAAGAGAGTTTGCAAAATAGAAGCTAAATTTACTGAATCATAGACACTTCACATTAGATGATATAGCAGCTTAAACTGTGTTTTTTACATATACAACCTGCAGGATGCTGTTCTATCCACCTTATTTACAGAAGAAATGAgactaaaagaaaaggaaaaaagaaaaaattgaagaatcACTTGGTATTTTGTTTAATGTGGAGGATAAATTAGTGCAAATTCAATCATTTCGCTAGCTCCTTTGATATCAAATACCGGAAAGTGAAGTTATGAGAAATCCACTCGATGCTCTTGCGAGGGAACCCTCCTTGTTGTTGATACCTCTTCATGGTTTTCCTTAAATTATCTGGCATACATTTTTGGATCATTTCTAACAAACCCACTGGACATAAACCTAAATCCTTCGTAAACGATTCTACGATCTTTGGCAGAAGGATTTTCTGTACCTTGCTTCGTACACCAAAGGTAGCACGAATGTACTCTTCTTTTGCAGATTCTAGCTCAAGAAACACTTTCTTGGGTGTGTACATACGGACCTGATGAAAATGACAAAAATCTAGTAAAATGACTGCTTACTGTGTAGAAGATAAATGGGTATGTAACAAAAATGACTATGATATGATCATAATAACCTACACCCAGTCTTGCAAACTTGATAGTTCGATTCTACTTATGGTACATGTTAGAAGTAGGGTAGCAGTTGAGATTCATTTGACACAGTATAAAGTATCCCCAAGCTAGAAACAGATAAAGGTGTAAAAACATACTGCGGGATCGGAGTGGCTTCCTGAACACAGTGCAAAGTGTAAAAGAGGTTCTGTCTGGTCAATTACATATGCTTTCCGATCATCTCCAGCTTTAAACTTTGTCCTTGGAGAAAACAATGTCCGAAACCACTACACAGAAAAATAGTAGTTCTGTAAATCACACTGACCAAAAACAAGCCACTAAGTGAATACATAAAACAGAAAATAGCTtcataataaatgatttttacaAGTTCAAAAAGTTCAAGCAATGGGAccaacctgtgaaggacgaggcACCGCACATCCCAGAATAACATTCTGAATCATGTCAGTGCTAATAGTTTCACCCCCAATATTATATGCAGCCTGCATGAGAAAGCGGTGCATGAGAAAAGAATTGGAAACAACATTTTCTTTGCAGAAAGAGATACATGTGACTCTGCTCACCTTGAGGAGTAACGATACTCTTTTCAGACTAGTTTGTGGAATCCCATAGACCAAAAACGTCTGCAGCATGAATATAACCAAAAAACAATTACCATCCACCAGAAAAAAAGGAAGAACAAGGGTTGAATGGTAGGGCATGatggaagaaaataatatttttaaaatgagAAAAGTAGTTACATGCATCACTAGTGCATTATGTATGTTGATCCAGAAAGCAAGCTTCTCCTCGTGCTTCATCTTTCGAAGATCAATATCTTCCAAACGAGTAACAAGTGAcctgaaaaaggaaaaagaaaacagaCATGAGTATTGAACCATGCATGCTCAAGTAAAGTATAATTCACTTGCAACTCAGTATAAGAACTAAATGTGCACCTATAATTTTGAAGCAAGTGATCAATATCACTCATCCTTTGGCTATCCGCATAAATCCAAGGCACTTCAACCATTGTGCTATAAGGACCACTGAATTCTTTTAATCCTTCGATATGGAAAGGGTTATCTAATCGTGAATCGAAAGAAAAGTCTTTCCTGCACCGGGGGCTCCACATATCATACTGATACCGAGGAGAAAATGAGCTTATAGGAGATGAACATGAAATGGGAGAAGAGGAGATGCCGTGATTCATTGTAAGAGGATCTGAAAGCTTGCAATATATAGTGGACATGCACTTAATCATATCTTCAGAGATCCTGTTAGGAGTTTCAGGAATGTGATCAGAAATACGAGTACCAAGGTGTTCTGCCAAAGTGATAATGTTCGACGTTGAAGTCTTAGTctctgcattctgtagataagacatcggaaATAAAAAATTAGGTTGGCTAACTACACAAATTTTAACCAAATACTTGTAGAGTTTTACTATACCTCAAGATAAAGAGGTTGTGAATGGCTTGATTGTAATGATTTGGCATGATTTTCTCTTGGAGGAGAGGTTCTAGTCGAAAAAGCTGAATGTTGCGAAAGTGAAGATTGGCTGCGGTCTATACCAGAATCTAATAGCTTCTCAGTGACTTCGACATGATTTCTCTGTGATTTGGTAACTGAATCTCGAGGTGATCGAAATCGACTAGATTGAACCTCTAGATTTTCTATCTTCGGTGTGAGACCAAGTCTGGAGACCTTAGGTGATTTTAATGTTTCGTCCTTGGTAGATGGAGATAAGATCGAACTTTGTTCATCGAATGCTTTCCGGTACAATGTGAGAAGATACTGTTCCAAATACACGACCTCCAGTTCAAGTACCGCAATCTCTTTTATCAGCTCAGTGGCAGGCTGACCTCTCAATGAAAGTTTAAAAAGTAGGTACAATTAGCTTTGTCAAGAATAAATAACAGCGAACGTAAGTTAAGAAAGAAAGACATATTAAGTGTGAATTTAGATTGCACATGTAAGATGAAAGCTATACAGTACGAAATTACCTTTGAAATTGAGCATTCATCCAAAGTATATTGCGAGGAGGACTTGTATCCCAATGCCTTTTCAAGTGCCTTCCTTTCAACAAATTGGTCTTGCAGCCGTTTCTCAAGCTGTAGAATCTGCATAGTAGTAAAAAATGAGACGATGAAACTATGAAATTGCTGAGAATGGCAAACAACACATACTTCTGACTAGATGAAATACTTTCAACAACACAACAAGTAAATCAACAACTGTGTGAACAATAAAAAAGCTGGAACAGGAAGCAAAGGCTGGTTTTGAGATGCCAACCATCATCTATCCAAAACCTCTATAAAGAAAATAACTGAACTTAATTAAACTTGTAGATCTTATTATTACCTCTTGTTTCAGCGAAATTTGGAGCTTGGTGTTAGGCGTTTCCTTATTCATTGGTTCAGAATTTCCCCTCATATGTCCCATATCCTTCGTAAACGTGAACAAATAAAGCCAAAATTAGCAACACCTAAGAAATGGTCCTTCAGAAGTATCAGTCATAGCTTACTTTGGGACCATTAACAAGGATTAGAACTTGAAATATATgttttcattcaaaaaaaaaaaaaacaattgccaTGTATTCTCTAGTACACCACTAACACAATTACAAGAAAAATCCAGAAACAATAGAACTTGATaccaacagttaaccaaatggaaaTTTCTCAATATAGTTTCTAAACTTAAGGAAATGAAAGTAGGCTCAAACCGAAAAGGAACATCGAGACTTACCAGCTTAAGACGATGAGGTGCTACAAGTAAGATATTCAAGTTATCTTCCTTGACTATCTCATAATGATCACTGTCATTGCCAAAACTAAAAAAACATCAGTATCACAATAAAGTAGACAAACATACCTACTTAAGCAAGAATATAATAACCAATCTCTCTTATTAGACCACCACCTAATTTCATTATTTCTTATGAAGTTGATAGTGCTCTAATTCTAACTCATCTCAAAACCCCATTTCTTCAGTTAAAGTAAAAACACACCACAACCCAGCAAAAATAGCAAAATTGAGGAAACATATTGATTGTTGAATAAGGAAAAGTCTTTCAGGGTTTATCAAAAGATTGAATAAATTTTTTACTGTGGAAAGTCAATAAATGCTATTATTACCTCTTAGAACGATTGTGTACTGAAATCCCTCCCAAGGAAGTAGAAGGTTTCATATTACTGGCTTCTTCAAACTCCATTGTTGAAAAAATCAATCTATGATCATTATCATcaaaatgattaaaaaaaaaagagtgtcaAAATCAAAGACACCAAACAAAACCAACTAAGTATAGATAAATACAGAAAACAATGATATACTGACCAAGAAGGGTCGGTGAAAGACTTGAATGAACCAAACACCAGCAagtttgccgctacgcagagttatacggaatttttttctggttttactttgtaaaatctagaagtttccattcaaaattgaacacACTCGTCTCTTCCCATAAACCaccaacaggcatgaatatcactataagtagcgaagatgttctcccattccaacacatcaaaaacaatctgttttcttcttctctaaaaagcatcatcagaaccttatacagtgtgtTTCTTTGTCGGGTCAAGaaagtacaatccttgaattcgattacggtgttagggattcattgaatcctgaaggcataatgccaaatttattgggaaaggtcgaattattgtctaaaagaatcgaaatAACCTTGAATATACAGTTTCAGAATATTGTCTCTTCTTATTCTTCCAAGTAactcttcatttttctttttctgtaaCTGCTTTTTTCAGGCATTAAACCCAGTTTGAATGAGCTTTAAATGGTGGAAATCAAAGATTGTTGAATGAaaaaatgttgtttttttttttgtttttttggttgagGGAGGaggatctagtatgaagatgaaaacaatgGGTTGAACAAACAAATCTTCTTGACTCAATTCACTACTAGTATTGCTACATACAAGGCTTAGTTTTAGGTTATAGTGGGAGTTGTTTGTTTATCAATTATTATCACTCTCTTCCTCCCTGCCCATGTCActacaaaaaaaaagtacaaaaccTTTCCTGTGTTTCTGCCTGAATTTATAACTATACAATTTACCCACATTAATATAATATATTAATTTCCTTTTATCTTTGTAGGGATtttgtagttttttctttttttatttaatttattctttttgtcCATTTTAAATGCTCATTTGCCAAAATCCATGGACTGTCATTTCCGGTGTTCGTCGAACAACAAAATAGCCTGATGGTGTTAACACAAAATAAATATGAGCAGGTGCTTGTTTGGTCGTAAAGCTAATTTTCAAggtaatttggagaatatatataTGGCAATTGGGAGCAACTGCGCTGCCCAGCTCCTGGTAGATTATAGATTAAGCGGCTACATGCAGTGTTTCTTGTTAAAGTTTAAAATTCCTTGCATTATAGCAAGACTGTGTCTCTTCTCAACCCATCAGATCAGATAGCTGTATGTTTGTGGAACCCTTAAATCCTTGATACCAAGTATCAGTAGCTAATAGTTAAAAAATTATAGTCCTACACACAGTAATAATCTTATACTTTCTCCGGCAGCTTGGGGCACTGCGTTTGAAGGTGTAGACGAGAGCCATTGTCCCACACgtcaacaacaaacacaaatgtGTGCGTATTTTGTGTAAAATCCCAAATTGATGGGTTAGTGTGAGTTTATCCATACAGTCAAGTACTCACTCCTAGGATAAGAATCTGTTTTCTGAAATCCTGGCTTTTGTACTTTGGTTACACTTTAACTCAAACAGTATTAGTGTCGCATAATATCATGTAAGATTTTCCGGTGGAAGACATGCAGAAGAGGAGGTCTTGGTGTCAAATGAATGTATGAGCACTGATAATTGGTTGTTACATTATTTGGTCCCACTGACAATATTTAGGGTCTGTATGAGAATGAAAAACCCACCTCAAAAGGGACGAAAGTTGATTTAAGGGACAAATAATGGAAGGCCTTTTGCATCAAAAcatggtttttgtttttgttgggtttCATTTGTTTTAGGCTGCCTGTTCTTGGCTAATGCTGTTGCTCCAGTCAGTCCAGTCGAGTGTCACactcaccaccacctcccaacTTAACAAGACTTTGTGAGAATTGTCTTCCAGTGTCCAATGGATTAACGTTTGTCTTAGAATCCCCCTTAATAAAATAATGTTAAAAGGTTTCAGCTTTTTTCCAAAACCAGAAACCAATGAAATGAAGAACAAGGACAAATCTTAGTGTGGTAGGATGGGTAAGTCACTTGGTCCCTCATCTTGTCTTCAATGGCGACTACTGCTACAAAAGCTTCTTCCCTTTTCATTTCTTAACTTTTTCTGCAGACAAACATAGAAAAAGAGAATCTGATAGAGTGAAATCTAGTCAAGAATTAGCTTAACCAGCCCTGTTAATATAAAAATTTGTAATTTAGTCTTTGTGAAAATCTGGTATTTCTCACTTTCGAGTAAAAACCAAGTTGAATATGAAATCTGACAGACATGCTTGTGTCGTTGTGTGGTTCAATCCTCCATGCGACTAACCTCCAATTTGAATATCATTAGCTTATTACAAACATATAAGATGCATATAAAAACAACGCCACGGATATCCATGGCTACATAAGATGCAGCCAAACTAAAGAATACAATTTTATTAAGACAAGGAAAGAATCCAAGTCTAGGATTACACATTCTCATGTTGTCTCTGCATTGCTTTTCATTAAGTTGGGATTATCGTTTTATCTTGACACTGATGCAAAACAATTCAATCAAAAATGGAACCCAGATCAAGGCAATGAGTATGGTTACTAATTAGGAATCATGATTGTATAATCATTAATCCCTTGAAAGCTAAGGAAGGATGAAAGTGAAAATGAAGATAAGACAGAAAACAGAAGTGAAGCAGACATTTCCATTAAACATATTAGCTTGGTTTCTCGGACCGATATATGCAAGAGAGCGGTTCGAAACATGTAGCTCTACCACGCCGTATAAAAAAACAAACCCAAAATTTCAAGCAAAAAGATCCAAAACTTTTTGTCCATCTTTTTACAAGGAGATGATAGTAAAATGTCAAAGAGCAGAAGAATGCCTTGATCGTCGTGCTAGGGATATACTGAAAAAACGTCCGTTACTATGGAGTAGAATAAAGGTAGAATCACTGGCGGAAGAATCAGACACAAAACTGCTCAACTTTAAAAGAAAAGGCATTTAGATAAAAGAATGACATCCCCACGCACCCTCGCACAAATTCAATTTTGTCTTGCAGTACTTGGCAGTGTCCGTCTCTCTATTATCAGCCTCAATAGATTCATGTTTCCATTGTCGGTGGTATTTTTTCAAGACAAGAGTAAGTTTATTCCTGTTTATCTAGACAAGTTTCTTCTGTGGAGGTTCATGTGTGGGTTTATATTGTTCTTCTGGTGCTATGGAATATATTGTGGTTTGCCCACCCTACTTATCTATCTCCTGGAACACTTGCAATGAATCGTCAAGTTCAAATTGAGTACTTACAAGCACAGCATATTGCAACCAAGAACCAATTGGCACTCCGCATCTTCTACTGCCGGCTGCTGACTGCTTCTTCACCTCCTTACACTAACTCTGGCTGCTTCCATTACTTGCATCAATCTGTAAGACAGAGTCTTGCATCTTCCAATTTAATCCACTGTCGCACTTTAGCATCGAGAAAAGCATTTGAGGATCTAACAGCACAAAGGAGAAAAGCAAAGGGCCTGTTCTTTGATCGACTCTCTACATGTGATGTCAACGACATTAGATAATTTTGGAGACAATCAATGCAGATGAAAAGAAAGAGAGAACAAAGGGCTATTTTCTTATTCGTATTGTTATGCAGCTTGCCATTCATAATAATAGCTGCAAATTCAGCACTAACTAATAGCTCAGCGTTTCAAAAGCAAAAGTAAACGCAACAACACAAAACCCTTCATTTCAACTATGAGATATAGATTTAGTAAAAATCTAATATGATCAGTATAATATACTATCAAAGAGAAATTACAGTAGTAAGTAAACATCAGTAACATAatattctccataaattcttcAATTCCACTATTATTTACAGTAGTAAACATCTGTGTAAATGTGGGAATAAGAAAAACAGTGTATTTGTAAGGTAAATGCACCTCAAATCTGGCCGTTAAAACCATCAGTAATATAAATTTTAGTTCTTACATAATTACACCATTATAACGAACTTTCACAGACCTTCATATTCTAATGAAGCCAAAAGTAATACTCCTAAAATATATTTACAGGTTGTTTTGCGACTACAAGGCATCTTGGAATGTGACTCCAGCACCAACTATAGAGCTACGGCTCACCTTTTTTTTCTACAAAAAGTAAGCTCGGAATTTCTGCCTTTTGCGTCTTCCAATCTGTGCACGTCTAACAGCATTAACTGCACGTACGCTAATCAGTTCTTTTTCTTCTACTGACTTCAACTTCTCCATGAATTCTTCCCCGATCCAACTTGTGGTTTTCCCAAGTTCTTCAACTGAATCATACTTCCCCTGCAAAATCTCTTGGTACAAATTGTACAACTTTTCCCCCACCTGCTTGAAATTACACACAGAATACATAAGCATCTGAAAAAGAGCTGAAATATACATGTTACAAACTCTAGAAAAGTAGTTTGAGGTACCAAAATCATTATCTCATCCTTTTCGAGACAAAGGGGGTCGGTAAGCACTTACTTTCTAACAAATATTTTTCCAAGAGAATGATAACTTGGCGCTTGGACCCTCGAAAAATAAAGGTTCCTTGAAACATACAAATAAAACTGAAGCGTGCCTATGA includes the following:
- the LOC113289274 gene encoding uncharacterized protein LOC113289274 isoform X5, whose translation is MGHMRGNSEPMNKETPNTKLQISLKQEILQLEKRLQDQFVERKALEKALGYKSSSQYTLDECSISKPATELIKEIAVLELEVVYLEQYLLTLYRKAFDEQSSILSPSTKDETLKSPKVSRLGLTPKIENLEVQSSRFRSPRDSVTKSQRNHVEVTEKLLDSGIDRSQSSLSQHSAFSTRTSPPRENHAKSLQSSHSQPLYLENAETKTSTSNIITLAEHLGTRISDHIPETPNRISEDMIKCMSTIYCKLSDPLTMNHGISSSPISCSSPISSFSPRYQYDMWSPRCRKDFSFDSRLDNPFHIEGLKEFSGPYSTMVEVPWIYADSQRMSDIDHLLQNYRSLVTRLEDIDLRKMKHEEKLAFWINIHNALVMHTFLVYGIPQTSLKRVSLLLKAAYNIGGETISTDMIQNVILGCAVPRPSQWFRTLFSPRTKFKAGDDRKAYVIDQTEPLLHFALCSGSHSDPAVRMYTPKKVFLELESAKEEYIRATFGVRSKVQKILLPKIVESFTKDLGLCPVGLLEMIQKCMPDNLRKTMKRYQQQGGFPRKSIEWISHNFTFRYLISKELAK
- the LOC113289274 gene encoding uncharacterized protein LOC113289274 isoform X2, with protein sequence MEFEEASNMKPSTSLGGISVHNRSKSDHYEIVKEDNLNILLVAPHRLKLDMGHMRGNSEPMNKETPNTKLQISLKQEILQLEKRLQDQFVERKALEKALGYKSSSQYTLDECSISKPATELIKEIAVLELEVVYLEQYLLTLYRKAFDEQSSILSPSTKDETLKSPKVSRLGLTPKIENLEVQSSRFRSPRDSVTKSQRNHVEVTEKLLDSGIDRSQSSLSQHSAFSTRTSPPRENHAKSLQSSHSQPLYLENAETKTSTSNIITLAEHLGTRISDHIPETPNRISEDMIKCMSTIYCKLSDPLTMNHGISSSPISCSSPISSFSPRYQYDMWSPRCRKDFSFDSRLDNPFHIEGLKEFSGPYSTMVEVPWIYADSQRMSDIDHLLQNYRSLVTRLEDIDLRKMKHEEKLAFWINIHNALVMHTFLVYGIPQTSLKRVSLLLKAAYNIGGETISTDMIQNVILGCAVPRPSQWFRTLFSPRTKFKAGDDRKAYVIDQTEPLLHFALCSGSHSDPAVRMYTPKKVFLELESAKEEYIRATFGVRSKVQKILLPKIVESFTKDLGLCPVGLLEMIQKCMPDNLRKTMKRYQQQGGFPRKSIEWISHNFTFRYLISKELAK
- the LOC113289274 gene encoding uncharacterized protein LOC113289274 isoform X1; amino-acid sequence: MEFEEASNMKPSTSLGGISVHNRSKSFGNDSDHYEIVKEDNLNILLVAPHRLKLDMGHMRGNSEPMNKETPNTKLQISLKQEILQLEKRLQDQFVERKALEKALGYKSSSQYTLDECSISKPATELIKEIAVLELEVVYLEQYLLTLYRKAFDEQSSILSPSTKDETLKSPKVSRLGLTPKIENLEVQSSRFRSPRDSVTKSQRNHVEVTEKLLDSGIDRSQSSLSQHSAFSTRTSPPRENHAKSLQSSHSQPLYLENAETKTSTSNIITLAEHLGTRISDHIPETPNRISEDMIKCMSTIYCKLSDPLTMNHGISSSPISCSSPISSFSPRYQYDMWSPRCRKDFSFDSRLDNPFHIEGLKEFSGPYSTMVEVPWIYADSQRMSDIDHLLQNYRSLVTRLEDIDLRKMKHEEKLAFWINIHNALVMHTFLVYGIPQTSLKRVSLLLKAAYNIGGETISTDMIQNVILGCAVPRPSQWFRTLFSPRTKFKAGDDRKAYVIDQTEPLLHFALCSGSHSDPAVRMYTPKKVFLELESAKEEYIRATFGVRSKVQKILLPKIVESFTKDLGLCPVGLLEMIQKCMPDNLRKTMKRYQQQGGFPRKSIEWISHNFTFRYLISKELAK
- the LOC113289274 gene encoding uncharacterized protein LOC113289274 isoform X4, with the translated sequence MLNFKGQPATELIKEIAVLELEVVYLEQYLLTLYRKAFDEQSSILSPSTKDETLKSPKVSRLGLTPKIENLEVQSSRFRSPRDSVTKSQRNHVEVTEKLLDSGIDRSQSSLSQHSAFSTRTSPPRENHAKSLQSSHSQPLYLENAETKTSTSNIITLAEHLGTRISDHIPETPNRISEDMIKCMSTIYCKLSDPLTMNHGISSSPISCSSPISSFSPRYQYDMWSPRCRKDFSFDSRLDNPFHIEGLKEFSGPYSTMVEVPWIYADSQRMSDIDHLLQNYRSLVTRLEDIDLRKMKHEEKLAFWINIHNALVMHTFLVYGIPQTSLKRVSLLLKAAYNIGGETISTDMIQNVILGCAVPRPSQWFRTLFSPRTKFKAGDDRKAYVIDQTEPLLHFALCSGSHSDPAVRMYTPKKVFLELESAKEEYIRATFGVRSKVQKILLPKIVESFTKDLGLCPVGLLEMIQKCMPDNLRKTMKRYQQQGGFPRKSIEWISHNFTFRYLISKELAK